The Platichthys flesus chromosome 8, fPlaFle2.1, whole genome shotgun sequence genome has a window encoding:
- the LOC133959382 gene encoding type-2 ice-structuring protein-like: MKTLLLLTVLLSTVLAVTAIPVEAVEPVEEKQELQEENLVAENEAGEFVPEAQEPEMLPAEEMAPSRKGRFFLCPAGWERYKSSCYLYVSASKSWSNAAANCNNLGATLASAHDLFEYSFLQQLTLRAGSSYAWMGGLYFQGWRWVDQSPWNYNFWYTQNSVSAYQCLYVRSTTGWANNACTTGWPSICRKGTDTC, encoded by the exons ATGaagaccctcctcctcctcacggtTTTGCTCAGCACTGTTCTTGCTGTCACAGCCATACCAG TCGAAGCCGTTGAACCAGTTGAAGAaaaacaggagctgcaggaggaaaaccTGG TGGCAGAAAATGAAGCTGGAGAGTTTGTTCCTGAAG cacAAGAGCCTGAGATGTTGCCTGCTGAAGAGATGGCTCCTTCACGCAAAG gTCGTTTCTTCTTGTGTCCTGCTGGTTGGGAGAGATACAAGAGCAGCTGCTATCTGTATGTGAGCGCTAGCAAATCCTGGAGCAACGCTGCG GCCAATTGCAATAATCTTGGAGCCACCCTGGCGTCTGCCCATGATTTGTTTGAGTacagcttcctgcagcagctgacccTTAGGGCAGGGAGCTCCTATGCCTGGATGGGGGGACTTTACTTCCAG GGCTGGAGGTGGGTTGACCAGAGTCCCTGGAACTACAACTTCTGGTACACCCAGAACAGCGTCAGCGCATACCAGTGCCTCTACGTCAGATCCACCA ctGGTTGGGCCAATAATGCCTGTACTACTGGATGGCCGTCCATCTGTAGGAAGGGCACTGATACCTGCTAA
- the LOC133959381 gene encoding ladderlectin-like, with protein MKTFLLLTVVLSSILAVTAQAVEAVEPVEEKQELQEENLVSVAENEAGEFVPEAEEPEMLSAGEMAPSVEGRFFLCPAGWARYKSSCYLYVSAGKSWSNAAANCNSLGATLASAHDLFEYSFLQQLTLRAGSSYAWMGGLYFQGWRWVDQSPWNYNFWSAHHTVSRYQCLHVNSRAGWANNACTTGWPSICRKGTDGC; from the exons ATGAagaccttcctcctcctcacggtTGTGCTCAGCAGTATTCTTGCTGTCACAGCGCAAGCAG TTGAAGCCGTTGAACCAGTTGAAGAaaaacaggagctgcaggaggaaaaccTGG tcTCAGTGGCAGAAAATGAAGCTGGAGAGTTTGTTCCTGAAG CAGAAGAGCCTGAGATGTTGTCTGCTGGAGAGATGGCTCCTTCAGTCGAAG GTCGTTTCTTCTTGTGTCCTGCTGGTTGGGCGAGATACAAGAGCAGCTGCTATCTGTATGTGAGCGCTGGCAAATCCTGGAGCAACGCTGCG GCCAATTGCAATAGTCTTGGAGCCACCCTGGCGTCTGCCCATGATTTGTTTGAGTACAGCTTCCTTCAGCAGCTGACCCTTAGGGCAGGAAGCTCCTATGCCTGGATGGGGGGACTTTACTTCCAG GGCTGGAGGTGGGTGGACCAGAGTCCCTGGAACTACAACTTCTGGAGCGCTCATCACACCGTCAGCCGATACCAGTGCCTCCACGTCAACAGCAGGG CTGGTTGGGCCAATAATGCCTGTACTACTGGATGGCCGTCCATCTGCAGGAAGGGCACTGATGGCTGCTAA